Part of the Ruegeria sp. AD91A genome, GTCGGAGGCAGCGACAGCGCCCCCAAGCTGCTCCGTGGTACGGGCAGTGATGATGTCCATCTGCTGGTTGTCATGACAGCTGAACGCGGCCTGTGTGGCGGCTTCAACTCGAACATCGCCAAGCTGGCCCGTGTCAAAGCGGAAGAGCTGCGCCTGAAGGGCAAAACGGTCAAGGTTCTGACCGTCGGCAAGAAAGGCCGCGACGCGCTCAAGCGTGATTTGGGTGATCTGTTCGTTGGACATGTGGACCTGAGCGAGGTCAAGCGTCTGGGGTATTCCAACGCACAGGACATCGCGAAGGACATCCTGTCCCGCTTCGACGGGGGTGAGTTCGACGTTGCCACGATCTTCTATTCGAAGTTCGTCAACGTCGTGACCCAGATCCCGACGGCACAGCAAATCATCCCTGCCTCGTTCGAGGACGATGCGTCGGGTGACGACAGCGGTGCCATCTTCGACTACGAGCCCAGCGAAGAGGCCATCCTGGCCGACTTGCTGCCCAAGGGGGTTGCAACAGCGATCTTCTCGGCTCTGCTTGAAAACGGAGCGTCAGAACAGGGTGCACGGATGTCCGCGATGGACAACGCGACACGCAACGCGGGTGAGATGATCGACAAGCTGACGATCCAGTTCAACCGTTCGCGTCAAGCCGTGATCACCAACGAGCTGATTGAAATTATTTCCGGCGCCGAAGCGCTGTAGAGACAAACCGGAGACGAAACATGGCGAATGCAAAAGGCAAAGTCACACAGATCATCGGGGCCGTCGTTGACGTGCATTTCGATGATCAGCTGCCTGAAATTCTGAACGCGCTGGAAACCACCAACAACGGCAAGCGCCTGGTGTTGGAAGTTGCTCAGCATTTGGGTGAAAACACCGTCCGCACCATCGCGATGGACGCGACCGAAGGTCTGGTCCGTGGCGAAGCAGTGACCGACACCGGCGCCCCAATCTCGGTACCGGTTGGTAACGCAACTCTGGGCCGCATCCTGAACGTTGTTGGTGATCCGATCGACGAGAAGGGCCCGGTTGAGGCAGCCGAAGTCCGGGCGATTCACCAGCCTGCGCCGAGCTTCGCAGAACAATCGACAGAGTCGGAAGTTCTGGTGACCGGCATCAAAGTTGTTGACTTGCTGGCCCCTTATGCGAAAGGCGGTAAGATCGGCCTTTTCGGCGGCGCCGGCGTTGGCAAGACCGTTCTGATCATGGAACTGATCAACAACATCGCAAAAGTGCACTCGGGTTTCTCTGTGTTCGCGGGTGTTGGTGAACGGACCCGTGAAGGGAACGACCTGTACCACGAGATGATCGAATCGAACGTTATCAAGCCGGACAACCTGTCGGAATCGCAGGTGGCCCTGGTTTACGGTCAGATGAACGAGCCTCCGGGTGCGCGTGCACGTGTTGCTCTGACCGGCCTGACCCTGGCCGAGCAGTTCCGCGACCAGTCCGGTACAGACGTTCTGTTCTTCGTCGACAATATCTTCCGCTTCACGCAGGCGGGCTCCGAGGTTTCGGCTCTGCTGGGTCGTATTCCTTCCGCTGTGGGCTACCAGCCGACGCTGGCCACTGACATGGGCGCCTTGCAGGAACGCATCACCTCGACCAAATCGGGCTCGATCACTTCGGTTCAGGCGATCTACGTGCCTGCGGACGACCTGACCGACCCTGCGCCGGCAACCTCGTTTGCTCACCTGGACGCGACCACCGTTCTTAACCGTGCGATCTCGGAAAAGGGTATCTACCCGGCCGTGGACCCGCTCGACTCGACCTCGCGTCTGCTCGATCCGGCCATCGTTGGTGAAGAGCACTACAAGGTTGCAACCGACGTTCAGCAGATCCTCCAGCGCTACAAGTCGCTGCAGGACATCATCGCCATCCTCGGCATGGACGAATTGTCGGAAGAAGACAAACTGACCGTGGCCCGTGCCCGTAAGATCGAACGTTTCCTGTCGCAGCCGTTCGACGTGGCCGAGGTCTTCACCGGCAGCCCTGGCGTTCAGGTTCCTCTGGATGTCACCATCTCGTCGTTCAAGGCCGTTGTGGCCGGCGAATACGATCACCTGCCCGAAGCGGCCTTCCTGATGGTTGGCGGTATCGACGACGTGATCGCCAAAGCGGAAAAGATGGCCGCAGAAGCCGCCTAAGGAGTATCCCTGATGGCAAACACGATGCAATTCGACCTCGTCAGCCCCGAGCGGAGCCTTGCTTCGCTCGCGGCCACCGCGGTCCAGATTCCCGGCGCGGACGGGGACATGACGGCAATGCCGGATCATGCCCCCACCATCACCACGCTGCGTCCCGGCCTGCTGAAGGTTGAGGCACCCGAAGGGTCCAGCGAATACCTGGTCACCGGTGGGTTTGCCCAGATCAACGGCGACAGTCTGTCGGTTCTGGCCGAAAAGGCCATCCCGGTGGATGAAGTGACCCGGGCGCATCTGGACGAGATGATCGAAGACGCCCGCGCCTCGCATGAGGCAGCAAAGGGTGGCGATGATCAGACCATCGTCGACGACGCAGCCAAGCTGCTGGCCGACATGGAAGCGCTTGGAACACATATGAGCCTGTAACGGGCCCACCTGTGAAAAATTTGAGCGGCCTCGCAATTGCGGGGCCGTTTTTTTGTCGTGCTTTTGCCGAAATGCCGGAGTAAGTTGCGGGAATTCAAGAATAATGATGATAAAAATGAAAAAATTCCTAACCCATCCCATTGGAATTGAGCAGGGTGAAGATGTCCTGTTTTCGGAATTTGCCGAAGGCGGCGAAATGTGGACCGGGCAGGGACCTCGTGAACGCCGCACACCCATTCGGTTCAAAGAAGCATTTCGAACCCCGCCCATGGTGCAGATCGGGATCTCGCTGTGGGATGTCGACACGTCTTCGGCGCTACGTGCCGAAGTTCAGGCCGAACATATCACAACCGAGGGCTTTGATGCAGTATTTCGGACCTGGTCCGACACGCGGATAGCTCGCATCCGCGCAAGCTGGACAGCGATAGGAGAGGTGGCGCACCCGGACGATTGGAATATTTCCTGATCCGGGTTCGCCGTGTTTCCAGGCGTTTGAGCGACAGCTTGGACTCAGTCTTCCTGCGCTTCGATCATGTCCACGCGCGTGGCGTGGCGGCCACCTTCGAATTCGGCACCCAGAAACGCGTCAACGATGTCCAGCGCCTGACCTTCACCGACAACCCGCGCGCCAATCGACAGCATGTTGGCATTGTTGTGCTGGCGGATCATGCGGGCCGAGAATGCGTCTGAACAAACGCCACAGCGAATGCCGGGCACTTTGTTTGCAGCCATCATGATACCCTGCCCAGTGCCGCAGAGGACAATACCCAAACTGCAATCGCCCGAGGCAACGGCCTGCGCCGCGGCCTTGCCGTGCTTGGGGTAATGGGTGCTTTCCGGGGTTGTCGGGCCGATATCAACCACGTCCCAACCTTGCTGCGCGATGTGGTTGGCCACGGACTGGCGCAGCTCGATTGCCGCGTGATCGCTGGAAAGAACAATGCGTTTGTTGGCAGTCATGGAGATTATTCCACTTGTGTCACCGATTGCGCCCCAAGGTCAGATATGCGCGCAATCGGCATTTCAGAAATCAAGGGGTGACACCTTCGGCCGCCCCCTATTGCTCAATCCATCTGATACATGGATTCGTAGATCGGTGTCAGCGTCTTGTCTTCGAACAGCGAAGACACACTGGTTCCGTTCCAGATGTTCAGGATCGCCTGGGTGAAGATTGGCGCAGTCGGAACGATGCGGATATTCTTTGCCTTCAATATTTCTTTGGTCGGCTGGATCGTATCGGTCAGCACCAGTGACTTCATGACCGAGTTCGTCACCCTTTCGACCGCAGGGCCGCTCATGACGCCGTGCGTGATGTAGGAGTGAACTTCCTTGGCGCCATTGTCCAACAGGACCTGCGCGGCCTTGCAAAGCGTTCCGGCGGTGTCACACATATCGTCGACGATCAGGCAGATCTTGTCCTTCACATCCCCGATAACGGTCATTTCAGCGACTTCGCCTGCTTTCTCGCGCCGCTTGTCAACGATCGACAAGGGGGCATTGATGCGCTTGGCCAGTTCACGTGCGCGGGCCACACCGCCCACGTCGGGTGAAACCACCATGATCTCATCCAGATTGTCCTTGAACTGGTTTTTGACATCCAGGGCAAAGATCGGCGAGGCGTACAGGTTGTCGACGGGCATATCGAAAAAGCCCTGAATCTGCGCGGCATGAAGATCCATCGTCAGAATCCGCTCGATCCCTGCGCCGGTCAGCATATTGGCCACCAGCTTGGCGCTGATGGGTGTGCGGGCCTTGGTGCGGCGATCCTGGCGGGCATAGCCGAAATACGGGATCACGGCGGTGATCCGCTGTGCCGACGAACGGCGCAGCGCGTCGGCGATGATCAGCAGCTCCATCAGGTTGTCATTGGCCGGGTTCGAGGTCGGCTGGATAATGAACATATCCTCGCCGCGTACGTTCTCGAACACTTCGACGAAGATCTCTCCGTCATTGAAACGTTCGACGCGCGCATCGACCAAACCCTGGTCAACACCTCGATAAAGGCTCATGCGGCGTGCGATGGTTTTGGCAAGAGGAAGGTTGGCGTTCCCAGCGATAAGCTTGGGTTCGTGAAGTGTCGGCATCGGCTGAGGTCCCCGGGCAGCAATGGCAATGTGACAGATTCGTGATGTTGACACCGCTTAGCATGGCCTTACGGTCCCGCAAAGGTAACGCAGCGGAGAAAGTGAACATGACCCAGATTGACTACTTTTTTGCGACAATTTCGCCCTATAGCTACCTGGCTGGAAACCGGCTGGAAGAGATTGCGGCGAAACATGACGCATCGATCAGCTACAAACCGCTGGACATCATGGCCCTGTTCGCACGCACCGGGGGTACGCCGCCAAAAGACCGTCATATCTCGCGCATCGAATACCGCGCTCAGGAATTGCTGCGCCAATCGAAGAATCTGGGGATGGAGTTCAACCTGCAACCGGCGCACTGGCCGACCAACATGGCGCCGTCTTCTTATGCGATCATCGCGGCGATCAGCGATGGTTCGGGCGACGTTGGCAAGTTGTGCCAGTTGATCCTGCGCGCCTGCTGGGCCGAAGAAAAGGACGTCGCTCAGGATGATGTGATCCGGGACTGCCTGGCAACTGCCGGGTTTGATCCTGAACTGGCCAACAGTGGACTGCTGGTCGGGGCCGAAACCTATGCCGCCAATTTGGAAGAAGCCGTGGATCGCGGCGTGTTCGGCGCGCCGTTCTACATCACGCCGGACGGTCAACGCTTCTGGGGGCAGGATCGCCTGGACGATCTGGATCGGCATCTGTCGGAGATGAAAGGGTGACAGCCCCGACGGCGATGCAATCCGTCTTCGTCAGACAATTGGGCGAAGGAGGGCGCAACTTGCTTGCCCTTCATTGCACCATTGCGCATTCCGGCGCGTGGTCTGGCCTGTCCAAGGCATTGGATGGCAGCGCGTCCCTTGTTGCACCGGATATGCTGTCTCATGGGCGCAGTCCGGATTGGGACGGTCAGAGCGACTTCTTTGATGCGGTGACAGGGCTGGCAGCGGTCGAGTTGACCAAGCCCATGGATATAGTTGGTCATTCCTTTGGGGCGATCGTTGCGCTCAGACTGGCCATGGAGCATCCGGACCTTGTTCGAAGCTTGACCCTGATCGAGCCCGTGTTCTTTGCTGTGGCAAAACAGGACGCGCCTGATTTGTACGATCAGCACCTGCGAGAGTCACAACCGATTGAAGCAGCGTTCCAAGCAGGCGACGAATCGCTGGCCGCGCGGTTGTTCAACCGGATGTGGAGCACCGGTATCGGCCCAAAATGGCCTGACCTGCCAGAACGGACGCGCGCCGGCATGGTGCGCGGGATTCATGTTGTTCCTGCGTCTTATCCCGTTCTGTACGATGACCAGGCCGGGTTGCTTGACCCCGATAAATGCAAGCGAATATCGATGCCAACCCTGTTGCTGAGCGGATCAAAGACCCACCCGACGATCCCCGCAATCTGTGATGGATTGCAGCGCCGTCTGCCGAACGCACGCCATGAGGTCATTCAAGGTGCGGGGCACATGCTGCCCATTTCGCACCCCCTTGAAACCAGCGTACTGCTTCAGGAGCTCTGGAAAGCTGGCCACTGGACGGGTGTTACAACAGGCTGAGAAACTGATCGATCTCGGCTTTCCCGATCGACCAGTCGCAGACCAGTCTGCATGCAAGGCTTTCGTCGTCATCGCCACCTTCCAGCTCGTCCCCCCAGAGGTGATAGATTGCCCCGGCTTCATGCAGCTGTTTGTGCTTCGCGCGTGAAAAAGCGGCAAAGATCATATTGGCCTGCGGCTCGTGCAAGAACTCGGCACCTTTTGCAAGCAGGCCGTCGGCCAGCCGGGCACAATTTGCATTCGCCTGACGCGCCAACTTCAGCCACAGATCATCCTTAAGATAGGCCGCCATCTGAGCGGACAGGTAGCGATGCTTGGAAAACAGATGCGCCCCGCGTTTGCGCCGCAGCTCGAATTCCCAGGCTGTGCTCTCATCAAAGAACACCACCGCTTCAACGCCCATCAGCCCGTTTTTCGTGCCGCCAAAGCTGACCGCGTCCACCCCGGCTTTCCATGTCATGTCAGCCGGAGAGCAGTTCAGAGCAACCAGAGCATTGGTGAACCGGGCACCATCCAGATGGACGGGCAAGCCATATTCCTTTGCGACCCCACACAGCGACTGCAATTCCTCCAGAGAATAGACCGATCCGCGCTCGGTGACCTGAGTGATCGACACTGGCCCGCGCTGCGGCCCGTGTACCCCGCGGGTTTCTTCGCCCAGGATGGACCCGCGCAACGCGTCCGGTGACATCTTGTCGCCGCCGGGAACAAGGGTCAGCTTGGCCCCGGTGTAAAACTCGGGCGCGTTGCACTCGTCTTCGTGGATATGGGCAACCGGAGAACAGAAGATCGTTTCCCAAGGGTTAGACAATGTGGCAAGGGCCAGCGAATTTGCCGCTGTCCCCGTTGCCACGAGATAGACAGCAGCCCCCGGCGCTTCAAAGATGCTGCGAATGCGGTCCCGCACCTCGTTCATCATCGTGTCGGCGCCATAGGCCATCTGGTAGCCCTGATTGGCCTCGGCCAGTTTCGCCATGACCTGTGGGTGAACCGGCCCGGAATTGTCGGATGCGAAATACATCAGCTTGGCTCCTCGATAATATAGTCTTCCCACTCTTCCAAAGGGGTTTCGAACTCGGACACCGTGCGCCCTTGAACTGAAACGCCTGCGGCGTGCACGCTGTCCGGCGTACCAGATATCAAAGGGTGCCAGTCGTAAAGCGTTTTGCCTTCCCACAGCAGCCGATACGCGCAGGTTTGCGGCAACCAGTAGGCGTGTTCGTCAATGTTGTCGGGTGTCATGACGATGCATTCAGGAACGAATTGATGCCGGATGTCGTATTGCGTGCAGCGGCAGCTTTCATCATCCAGAAGGCGGCAGGCGACACAGGTCAGGGCAACTTCGCCCGAATCTTCATCTTCCAGCTTGTTGAGGCAACACTTGCCGCAGCCGTCACACAGGGCCTCCCACTCGCGTTGGTTCATCTTGCGCAGGGGTTTACGCTCCCAGAACCGGGCGGGCAGGCCGGTGCGTTCAATCGGATCAGCGTTCATAGGGCGGCCAGAATGCCCTGGGCCTGTTCGCAATCGGCATTCATCTGCGCGATCAGACCATCCAGCCCGTCAAATGTCATTTCAGGGCGCAGGAATTCAATCAGCCCCACCGACAAGGTTGCCCCGTACAGATCGCCGGAAAAGTCGAACAGGAAGGTTTCAATGTTTGGCACTTCACCATGGAACATCGGGCGCACCCCAACCGAGGCCGCGCCGTGATAACTGCCCTGATGCGGGCCATCCAGCACGTCGACCAATACGGCGTAGACGCCAAATTTTGGCGGATGGAGCCCTTCGATGGACATGTTCGCGGTAGGAAAACCCAGTTCCCGCCCGCGCTGCTCACCGCCGATCACTTCGCCTTCGATTCTGTGCCAATGGCCCAGCATCGCAGCTGCATCCCTTGGGCGACCCTCACTCAGTGCGGTTCGGATGGCGGTCGACGAGACCACGTTCTCGGACCGCTGCATCAAAGGTGCAATCGTCACGCCAAATCCCATCTCTTGCCCAAACCGCACCAGATCGTCAGCGGTGCCGCTGCGGCCCTTGCCAAAACAGAAATCGGCACCAACCACGACATGGGACAGACCCAACCCGTCACAAATCACGTTGCGGGCGAATTCATTGGGGGAAAGCCCGGCCAGCGCCGCGTTGAACGGCAGCTCATACAGTTTCTTCACACCCAGCTTCTCAAGCCGGTGCGCCCGCGCATTGCCGCG contains:
- a CDS encoding F0F1 ATP synthase subunit gamma, which codes for MPNLKDLKNRIESVKSTRKITKAMQMVAAAKLRRAQESAEASRPYAERFNAVMAGLAASVGGSDSAPKLLRGTGSDDVHLLVVMTAERGLCGGFNSNIAKLARVKAEELRLKGKTVKVLTVGKKGRDALKRDLGDLFVGHVDLSEVKRLGYSNAQDIAKDILSRFDGGEFDVATIFYSKFVNVVTQIPTAQQIIPASFEDDASGDDSGAIFDYEPSEEAILADLLPKGVATAIFSALLENGASEQGARMSAMDNATRNAGEMIDKLTIQFNRSRQAVITNELIEIISGAEAL
- the atpD gene encoding F0F1 ATP synthase subunit beta, giving the protein MANAKGKVTQIIGAVVDVHFDDQLPEILNALETTNNGKRLVLEVAQHLGENTVRTIAMDATEGLVRGEAVTDTGAPISVPVGNATLGRILNVVGDPIDEKGPVEAAEVRAIHQPAPSFAEQSTESEVLVTGIKVVDLLAPYAKGGKIGLFGGAGVGKTVLIMELINNIAKVHSGFSVFAGVGERTREGNDLYHEMIESNVIKPDNLSESQVALVYGQMNEPPGARARVALTGLTLAEQFRDQSGTDVLFFVDNIFRFTQAGSEVSALLGRIPSAVGYQPTLATDMGALQERITSTKSGSITSVQAIYVPADDLTDPAPATSFAHLDATTVLNRAISEKGIYPAVDPLDSTSRLLDPAIVGEEHYKVATDVQQILQRYKSLQDIIAILGMDELSEEDKLTVARARKIERFLSQPFDVAEVFTGSPGVQVPLDVTISSFKAVVAGEYDHLPEAAFLMVGGIDDVIAKAEKMAAEAA
- a CDS encoding F0F1 ATP synthase subunit epsilon, translated to MANTMQFDLVSPERSLASLAATAVQIPGADGDMTAMPDHAPTITTLRPGLLKVEAPEGSSEYLVTGGFAQINGDSLSVLAEKAIPVDEVTRAHLDEMIEDARASHEAAKGGDDQTIVDDAAKLLADMEALGTHMSL
- a CDS encoding H-type lectin domain-containing protein: MKKFLTHPIGIEQGEDVLFSEFAEGGEMWTGQGPRERRTPIRFKEAFRTPPMVQIGISLWDVDTSSALRAEVQAEHITTEGFDAVFRTWSDTRIARIRASWTAIGEVAHPDDWNIS
- the rpiB gene encoding ribose 5-phosphate isomerase B, with the protein product MTANKRIVLSSDHAAIELRQSVANHIAQQGWDVVDIGPTTPESTHYPKHGKAAAQAVASGDCSLGIVLCGTGQGIMMAANKVPGIRCGVCSDAFSARMIRQHNNANMLSIGARVVGEGQALDIVDAFLGAEFEGGRHATRVDMIEAQED
- a CDS encoding ribose-phosphate pyrophosphokinase — protein: MPTLHEPKLIAGNANLPLAKTIARRMSLYRGVDQGLVDARVERFNDGEIFVEVFENVRGEDMFIIQPTSNPANDNLMELLIIADALRRSSAQRITAVIPYFGYARQDRRTKARTPISAKLVANMLTGAGIERILTMDLHAAQIQGFFDMPVDNLYASPIFALDVKNQFKDNLDEIMVVSPDVGGVARARELAKRINAPLSIVDKRREKAGEVAEMTVIGDVKDKICLIVDDMCDTAGTLCKAAQVLLDNGAKEVHSYITHGVMSGPAVERVTNSVMKSLVLTDTIQPTKEILKAKNIRIVPTAPIFTQAILNIWNGTSVSSLFEDKTLTPIYESMYQMD
- a CDS encoding 2-hydroxychromene-2-carboxylate isomerase, translating into MTQIDYFFATISPYSYLAGNRLEEIAAKHDASISYKPLDIMALFARTGGTPPKDRHISRIEYRAQELLRQSKNLGMEFNLQPAHWPTNMAPSSYAIIAAISDGSGDVGKLCQLILRACWAEEKDVAQDDVIRDCLATAGFDPELANSGLLVGAETYAANLEEAVDRGVFGAPFYITPDGQRFWGQDRLDDLDRHLSEMKG
- a CDS encoding alpha/beta fold hydrolase; protein product: MTAPTAMQSVFVRQLGEGGRNLLALHCTIAHSGAWSGLSKALDGSASLVAPDMLSHGRSPDWDGQSDFFDAVTGLAAVELTKPMDIVGHSFGAIVALRLAMEHPDLVRSLTLIEPVFFAVAKQDAPDLYDQHLRESQPIEAAFQAGDESLAARLFNRMWSTGIGPKWPDLPERTRAGMVRGIHVVPASYPVLYDDQAGLLDPDKCKRISMPTLLLSGSKTHPTIPAICDGLQRRLPNARHEVIQGAGHMLPISHPLETSVLLQELWKAGHWTGVTTG
- a CDS encoding low specificity L-threonine aldolase translates to MYFASDNSGPVHPQVMAKLAEANQGYQMAYGADTMMNEVRDRIRSIFEAPGAAVYLVATGTAANSLALATLSNPWETIFCSPVAHIHEDECNAPEFYTGAKLTLVPGGDKMSPDALRGSILGEETRGVHGPQRGPVSITQVTERGSVYSLEELQSLCGVAKEYGLPVHLDGARFTNALVALNCSPADMTWKAGVDAVSFGGTKNGLMGVEAVVFFDESTAWEFELRRKRGAHLFSKHRYLSAQMAAYLKDDLWLKLARQANANCARLADGLLAKGAEFLHEPQANMIFAAFSRAKHKQLHEAGAIYHLWGDELEGGDDDESLACRLVCDWSIGKAEIDQFLSLL
- a CDS encoding YcgN family cysteine cluster protein, which codes for MNADPIERTGLPARFWERKPLRKMNQREWEALCDGCGKCCLNKLEDEDSGEVALTCVACRLLDDESCRCTQYDIRHQFVPECIVMTPDNIDEHAYWLPQTCAYRLLWEGKTLYDWHPLISGTPDSVHAAGVSVQGRTVSEFETPLEEWEDYIIEEPS
- a CDS encoding bifunctional riboflavin kinase/FAD synthetase; the encoded protein is MQIIRDFQFVEPEDRGASVAIGNFDGVHVGHQSVIELARDAAPDAPLGVMTFEPHPREYFAPDSPPFRLMRGNARAHRLEKLGVKKLYELPFNAALAGLSPNEFARNVICDGLGLSHVVVGADFCFGKGRSGTADDLVRFGQEMGFGVTIAPLMQRSENVVSSTAIRTALSEGRPRDAAAMLGHWHRIEGEVIGGEQRGRELGFPTANMSIEGLHPPKFGVYAVLVDVLDGPHQGSYHGAASVGVRPMFHGEVPNIETFLFDFSGDLYGATLSVGLIEFLRPEMTFDGLDGLIAQMNADCEQAQGILAAL